Proteins co-encoded in one Chionomys nivalis chromosome 6, mChiNiv1.1, whole genome shotgun sequence genomic window:
- the LOC130875838 gene encoding NAD-dependent protein deacylase sirtuin-6 isoform X1: MSVNYAAGLSPYADKGKCGLPEIFDPPEELERKVWELARLMWQSSSVVFHTGAGISTASGIPDFRGPHGVWTMEERGLAPKFDTTFESARPSKTHMALVQLERRGFLSFLVSQNVDGLHVRSGFPRDKLAELHGNMFVEECPKCKTQYVRDTVVGTMGLKATGRLCTVAKARGLRACRGELRDTILDWEDSLPDRDLMLADEASRTADLSVTLGTSLQIRPSGNLPLATKRRGGRLVIVNLQPTKHDRQADLRIHGYVDEVMSKLMKHLGLEIPAWEGPCVLDKALPPLPRPAAPKAEPPVHLNGSVHTVYKPEPDSPVSQRPPKRVKTEAVPS; the protein is encoded by the exons ATGTCGGTGAATTATGCAGCCGGGCTGTCGCCGTACGCGGATAAGGGCAAGTGTGGGCTGCCCGAG ATCTTCGACCCCCCAGAGGAGCTGGAGCGGAAGGTATGGGAGCTGGCAAGGCTGATGTGGCAGTCCTCCAGCGTGGTTTTCCACACGGGCGCCGGCATCAGCACCGCCTCTGGCATCCCCGACTTCAG AGGCCCCCACGGCGTGTGGACCATGGAGGAGCGTGGCCTGGCCCCCAAGTTTGACACCACCTTCGAGAGCGCCCGGCCCTCGAAGACCCACATGGCCCTGGTGCAGCTGGAACGCAGGGGCTTCCTCAGCTTCCTGGTCAGCCAGAACGTGGACGGGCTGCACGTACGCTCCGGCTTCCCCAG AGACAAGCTGGCTGAGCTCCACGGAAACATGTTTGTAGAGGAATGTCCCAAGTGTAAGAC GCAGTACGTGAGAGACACAGTCGTGGGCACCATGGGCCTCAAGGCCACAGGCCGGCTCTGCACAGTGGCCAAGGCGCGGGGACTTCGGGCTTGTAG GGGGGAGCTGAGGGACACCATTCTGGACTGGGAAGACTCGCTGCCTGACCGGGACCTGATGCTCGCTGACGAGGCCAGCAG GACCGCAGACCTGTCAGTCACCCTGGGCACCTCGCTGCAGATCCGCCCCAGTGGGAACCTGCCCCTTGCCACTAAGCGCCGGGGAGGTCGTCTGGTCATTGTCAATCTGCAGCCCACAAAACAC GACCGCCAGGCTGACCTGCGCATCCATGGCTACGTGGACGAGGTAATGAGCAAACTCATGAAGCATCTGGGCCTGGAGATCCCCGCCTGGGAGGGACCCTGCGTGCTGGACAAGGCCCTGCCGCCCCTGCCGCGCCCTGCTGCACCCAAGGCTGAGCCCCCTGTGCATCTCAACGGCTCGGTGCACACTGTGTATAAGCCAGAGCCTGACAGCCCTGTATCCCAGAGGCCCCCCAAAAGGGTGAAGACCGAGGCTGTCCCCAGCTGA
- the LOC130875838 gene encoding NAD-dependent protein deacylase sirtuin-6 isoform X2, translating to MQPGCRRTRIRIFDPPEELERKVWELARLMWQSSSVVFHTGAGISTASGIPDFRGPHGVWTMEERGLAPKFDTTFESARPSKTHMALVQLERRGFLSFLVSQNVDGLHVRSGFPRDKLAELHGNMFVEECPKCKTQYVRDTVVGTMGLKATGRLCTVAKARGLRACRGELRDTILDWEDSLPDRDLMLADEASRTADLSVTLGTSLQIRPSGNLPLATKRRGGRLVIVNLQPTKHDRQADLRIHGYVDEVMSKLMKHLGLEIPAWEGPCVLDKALPPLPRPAAPKAEPPVHLNGSVHTVYKPEPDSPVSQRPPKRVKTEAVPS from the exons ATGCAGCCGGGCTGTCGCCGTACGCGGATAAGG ATCTTCGACCCCCCAGAGGAGCTGGAGCGGAAGGTATGGGAGCTGGCAAGGCTGATGTGGCAGTCCTCCAGCGTGGTTTTCCACACGGGCGCCGGCATCAGCACCGCCTCTGGCATCCCCGACTTCAG AGGCCCCCACGGCGTGTGGACCATGGAGGAGCGTGGCCTGGCCCCCAAGTTTGACACCACCTTCGAGAGCGCCCGGCCCTCGAAGACCCACATGGCCCTGGTGCAGCTGGAACGCAGGGGCTTCCTCAGCTTCCTGGTCAGCCAGAACGTGGACGGGCTGCACGTACGCTCCGGCTTCCCCAG AGACAAGCTGGCTGAGCTCCACGGAAACATGTTTGTAGAGGAATGTCCCAAGTGTAAGAC GCAGTACGTGAGAGACACAGTCGTGGGCACCATGGGCCTCAAGGCCACAGGCCGGCTCTGCACAGTGGCCAAGGCGCGGGGACTTCGGGCTTGTAG GGGGGAGCTGAGGGACACCATTCTGGACTGGGAAGACTCGCTGCCTGACCGGGACCTGATGCTCGCTGACGAGGCCAGCAG GACCGCAGACCTGTCAGTCACCCTGGGCACCTCGCTGCAGATCCGCCCCAGTGGGAACCTGCCCCTTGCCACTAAGCGCCGGGGAGGTCGTCTGGTCATTGTCAATCTGCAGCCCACAAAACAC GACCGCCAGGCTGACCTGCGCATCCATGGCTACGTGGACGAGGTAATGAGCAAACTCATGAAGCATCTGGGCCTGGAGATCCCCGCCTGGGAGGGACCCTGCGTGCTGGACAAGGCCCTGCCGCCCCTGCCGCGCCCTGCTGCACCCAAGGCTGAGCCCCCTGTGCATCTCAACGGCTCGGTGCACACTGTGTATAAGCCAGAGCCTGACAGCCCTGTATCCCAGAGGCCCCCCAAAAGGGTGAAGACCGAGGCTGTCCCCAGCTGA
- the LOC130875838 gene encoding NAD-dependent protein deacylase sirtuin-6 isoform X3 produces MWQSSSVVFHTGAGISTASGIPDFRGPHGVWTMEERGLAPKFDTTFESARPSKTHMALVQLERRGFLSFLVSQNVDGLHVRSGFPRDKLAELHGNMFVEECPKCKTQYVRDTVVGTMGLKATGRLCTVAKARGLRACRGELRDTILDWEDSLPDRDLMLADEASRTADLSVTLGTSLQIRPSGNLPLATKRRGGRLVIVNLQPTKHDRQADLRIHGYVDEVMSKLMKHLGLEIPAWEGPCVLDKALPPLPRPAAPKAEPPVHLNGSVHTVYKPEPDSPVSQRPPKRVKTEAVPS; encoded by the exons ATGTGGCAGTCCTCCAGCGTGGTTTTCCACACGGGCGCCGGCATCAGCACCGCCTCTGGCATCCCCGACTTCAG AGGCCCCCACGGCGTGTGGACCATGGAGGAGCGTGGCCTGGCCCCCAAGTTTGACACCACCTTCGAGAGCGCCCGGCCCTCGAAGACCCACATGGCCCTGGTGCAGCTGGAACGCAGGGGCTTCCTCAGCTTCCTGGTCAGCCAGAACGTGGACGGGCTGCACGTACGCTCCGGCTTCCCCAG AGACAAGCTGGCTGAGCTCCACGGAAACATGTTTGTAGAGGAATGTCCCAAGTGTAAGAC GCAGTACGTGAGAGACACAGTCGTGGGCACCATGGGCCTCAAGGCCACAGGCCGGCTCTGCACAGTGGCCAAGGCGCGGGGACTTCGGGCTTGTAG GGGGGAGCTGAGGGACACCATTCTGGACTGGGAAGACTCGCTGCCTGACCGGGACCTGATGCTCGCTGACGAGGCCAGCAG GACCGCAGACCTGTCAGTCACCCTGGGCACCTCGCTGCAGATCCGCCCCAGTGGGAACCTGCCCCTTGCCACTAAGCGCCGGGGAGGTCGTCTGGTCATTGTCAATCTGCAGCCCACAAAACAC GACCGCCAGGCTGACCTGCGCATCCATGGCTACGTGGACGAGGTAATGAGCAAACTCATGAAGCATCTGGGCCTGGAGATCCCCGCCTGGGAGGGACCCTGCGTGCTGGACAAGGCCCTGCCGCCCCTGCCGCGCCCTGCTGCACCCAAGGCTGAGCCCCCTGTGCATCTCAACGGCTCGGTGCACACTGTGTATAAGCCAGAGCCTGACAGCCCTGTATCCCAGAGGCCCCCCAAAAGGGTGAAGACCGAGGCTGTCCCCAGCTGA
- the LOC130875838 gene encoding NAD-dependent protein deacylase sirtuin-6 isoform X5, translating into MSVNYAAGLSPYADKGKCGLPEIFDPPEELERKVWELARLMWQSSSVVFHTGAGISTASGIPDFRGPHGVWTMEERGLAPKFDTTFESARPSKTHMALVQLERRGFLSFLVSQNVDGLHVRSGFPRDKLAELHGNMFVEECPKCKTQYVRDTVVGTMGLKATGRLCTVAKARGLRACRGELRDTILDWEDSLPDRDLMLADEASRSAPVGTCPLPLSAGEVVWSLSICSPQNTTARLTCASMATWTR; encoded by the exons ATGTCGGTGAATTATGCAGCCGGGCTGTCGCCGTACGCGGATAAGGGCAAGTGTGGGCTGCCCGAG ATCTTCGACCCCCCAGAGGAGCTGGAGCGGAAGGTATGGGAGCTGGCAAGGCTGATGTGGCAGTCCTCCAGCGTGGTTTTCCACACGGGCGCCGGCATCAGCACCGCCTCTGGCATCCCCGACTTCAG AGGCCCCCACGGCGTGTGGACCATGGAGGAGCGTGGCCTGGCCCCCAAGTTTGACACCACCTTCGAGAGCGCCCGGCCCTCGAAGACCCACATGGCCCTGGTGCAGCTGGAACGCAGGGGCTTCCTCAGCTTCCTGGTCAGCCAGAACGTGGACGGGCTGCACGTACGCTCCGGCTTCCCCAG AGACAAGCTGGCTGAGCTCCACGGAAACATGTTTGTAGAGGAATGTCCCAAGTGTAAGAC GCAGTACGTGAGAGACACAGTCGTGGGCACCATGGGCCTCAAGGCCACAGGCCGGCTCTGCACAGTGGCCAAGGCGCGGGGACTTCGGGCTTGTAG GGGGGAGCTGAGGGACACCATTCTGGACTGGGAAGACTCGCTGCCTGACCGGGACCTGATGCTCGCTGACGAGGCCAGCAG ATCCGCCCCAGTGGGAACCTGCCCCTTGCCACTAAGCGCCGGGGAGGTCGTCTGGTCATTGTCAATCTGCAGCCCACAAAACAC GACCGCCAGGCTGACCTGCGCATCCATGGCTACGTGGACGAGGTAA
- the LOC130875838 gene encoding NAD-dependent protein deacylase sirtuin-6 isoform X4, whose protein sequence is MSVNYAAGLSPYADKGKCGLPEIFDPPEELERKVWELARLMWQSSSVVFHTGAGISTASGIPDFRGPHGVWTMEERGLAPKFDTTFESARPSKTHMALVQLERRGFLSFLVSQNVDGLHVRSGFPRDKLAELHGNMFVEECPKCKTQYVRDTVVGTMGLKATGRLCTVAKARGLRACRGELRDTILDWEDSLPDRDLMLADEASRQGPHPVHAPGPHCFLLPGPQTCQSPWAPRCRSAPVGTCPLPLSAGEVVWSLSICSPQNTTARLTCASMATWTR, encoded by the exons ATGTCGGTGAATTATGCAGCCGGGCTGTCGCCGTACGCGGATAAGGGCAAGTGTGGGCTGCCCGAG ATCTTCGACCCCCCAGAGGAGCTGGAGCGGAAGGTATGGGAGCTGGCAAGGCTGATGTGGCAGTCCTCCAGCGTGGTTTTCCACACGGGCGCCGGCATCAGCACCGCCTCTGGCATCCCCGACTTCAG AGGCCCCCACGGCGTGTGGACCATGGAGGAGCGTGGCCTGGCCCCCAAGTTTGACACCACCTTCGAGAGCGCCCGGCCCTCGAAGACCCACATGGCCCTGGTGCAGCTGGAACGCAGGGGCTTCCTCAGCTTCCTGGTCAGCCAGAACGTGGACGGGCTGCACGTACGCTCCGGCTTCCCCAG AGACAAGCTGGCTGAGCTCCACGGAAACATGTTTGTAGAGGAATGTCCCAAGTGTAAGAC GCAGTACGTGAGAGACACAGTCGTGGGCACCATGGGCCTCAAGGCCACAGGCCGGCTCTGCACAGTGGCCAAGGCGCGGGGACTTCGGGCTTGTAG GGGGGAGCTGAGGGACACCATTCTGGACTGGGAAGACTCGCTGCCTGACCGGGACCTGATGCTCGCTGACGAGGCCAGCAG gcaggggcccCACCCTGTCCACGCCCCAGGCCCTCACTGCTTCCTGCTCCCAGGACCGCAGACCTGTCAGTCACCCTGGGCACCTCGCTGCAGATCCGCCCCAGTGGGAACCTGCCCCTTGCCACTAAGCGCCGGGGAGGTCGTCTGGTCATTGTCAATCTGCAGCCCACAAAACAC GACCGCCAGGCTGACCTGCGCATCCATGGCTACGTGGACGAGGTAA